A genome region from Maridesulfovibrio salexigens DSM 2638 includes the following:
- a CDS encoding peptide-binding protein: MNRLICAMLTMACLALLPACTPDGNDDAPKQGLSNADIENIEVSKPVYGGRYREPTLAEPMCLIPLLSSDSASSAVQAKLYVSPLKYNKDIELVPEAAESYEVLDGGKLLRFKLRKDIRWTDGVPLTAEDVEFTYKTMIDPKTPTAYAGDFLNVKEFKLIDKYTFEVRYEKVFARSLITWALSILPKHILENEDLNTTKYRRNPVGSGPYKLKEWIPGRRVVLEANDDYFEGRPYIDEKVYRVIPDLSTQFLELKSGSLDEMGLTPQQYTFQTKGGNWERDFQKFKYLSFSYTYLGFNMESPFFKDVRVRRAINYAIDKEEIVKGVLLGMGYPAMGPYKPGTWVYNDKLKPYGYKPEQAKALLKEAGWTDTDGDGIIDRDGRPFSFTIITNQGNSLRIKAATIIQNRLKGIGIEVKIRTVEWAAFLKEFIMKGRFDATILSWNILQDPDSYTVWHSSKAVDGGLNFIKYKNSELDELLEKGRTTLDQSERKVIYDRIQEIMHEEQPYCFLYVPMALPVFSSRIKGLKVEPAGLDYNANEWWIPAPLQKKPSLQQ; the protein is encoded by the coding sequence ATGAACAGATTGATTTGCGCCATGCTCACAATGGCTTGTCTTGCTCTCCTGCCCGCTTGTACTCCGGATGGAAATGATGATGCGCCGAAGCAGGGTCTTTCTAATGCTGATATTGAAAATATAGAGGTTTCAAAGCCGGTTTATGGTGGAAGGTATAGAGAGCCGACACTGGCCGAACCTATGTGCCTCATTCCTCTGCTTTCATCCGATTCAGCCAGTTCTGCTGTTCAGGCAAAGCTTTATGTTTCACCTCTGAAGTACAATAAGGATATCGAGTTGGTACCGGAGGCGGCAGAGTCGTACGAGGTTCTTGATGGCGGTAAATTGCTGCGGTTTAAGCTTCGCAAGGATATTCGCTGGACTGACGGAGTGCCACTTACTGCTGAGGACGTAGAGTTTACCTATAAGACGATGATCGATCCCAAGACTCCGACCGCTTATGCGGGGGATTTCTTAAATGTTAAAGAATTCAAGTTAATCGACAAGTATACTTTTGAAGTCCGTTACGAGAAGGTCTTCGCCCGTTCCTTAATAACATGGGCTCTTTCTATTCTGCCCAAGCACATATTGGAAAATGAGGACCTGAACACTACAAAGTACAGGCGCAATCCGGTAGGTTCCGGTCCTTATAAGCTTAAAGAGTGGATTCCGGGCCGCAGGGTTGTCCTTGAAGCCAATGATGATTATTTTGAAGGACGTCCATATATAGATGAGAAGGTTTACAGAGTCATACCCGATCTTTCCACCCAGTTCCTTGAACTTAAAAGCGGGAGTCTAGATGAAATGGGGCTGACTCCTCAACAGTATACCTTCCAGACAAAGGGCGGGAATTGGGAACGTGATTTTCAGAAATTTAAATATCTTTCCTTTTCTTATACCTATCTTGGCTTTAATATGGAAAGTCCCTTCTTTAAAGATGTACGGGTTCGTAGGGCTATAAACTACGCGATAGATAAGGAGGAGATTGTAAAGGGAGTCCTGCTCGGGATGGGCTATCCTGCTATGGGTCCTTATAAGCCCGGAACATGGGTTTATAATGATAAGTTGAAACCTTATGGCTACAAACCGGAGCAAGCAAAAGCTTTACTCAAGGAAGCAGGTTGGACGGATACTGACGGAGACGGAATAATTGATAGAGACGGCAGACCGTTTTCATTTACAATTATTACCAATCAGGGAAATTCCTTGCGTATTAAGGCTGCAACAATTATTCAGAACCGTTTGAAGGGGATCGGAATCGAAGTTAAAATCAGAACTGTAGAGTGGGCGGCTTTCCTAAAGGAATTTATTATGAAAGGCCGTTTTGATGCAACAATACTCAGTTGGAATATACTACAGGACCCTGATAGTTATACTGTCTGGCATTCATCCAAAGCCGTCGACGGCGGGCTGAATTTTATCAAATATAAGAATAGCGAGCTTGATGAGCTGCTTGAAAAAGGACGAACCACTCTGGATCAGTCCGAGCGTAAGGTCATTTATGACCGCATTCAGGAAATCATGCATGAAGAGCAGCCGTACTGCTTCCTTTATGTTCCCATGGCTCTGCCTGTTTTCAGTAGCAGAATCAAGGGTTTGAAAGTGGAACCCGCAGGACTGGACTATAATGCCAACGAGTGGTGGATTCCCGCACCATTACAGAAGAAACCGAGTTTACAGCAGTAA